The following are encoded together in the Desulfococcus multivorans genome:
- a CDS encoding ATP-binding protein gives MHRFRTSIKQKLILIILCTSGITLLLASVAFVTIGVISFRENLIKDLSTLAKVVGINSEGALVFDDRFTAERHLSAFRANTGIVYACIYRADGTVFAAYAASEGGNAVRPPQIQGTSHYFEGDYLFLFQEILIDEEKIGTVFIQHDLDEIRSQLARYIAIVCVIILMAFLVALMLSSLLQRIISIPILNLAQTAKLISQKKDYSVRAEKFQRDDEIGVLIDGFNEMLTEIQSQQSELKEHREHLEDLVVKRTHALRESVTAFKKAKEAAETANRAKSEFLANMSHEIRTPMNAVLGFTDLLYSLISDPKQRSYLDAIRSSGKSLLTLINDILDLSKIEARKMELQYEPVNLAAVFDEIRDIFSLKIKDKGLEFITEIDSDIPEYLLLDEVRLRQILFNLMGNAVKFTVSGHIRLYAEKLDRAEDEGKLDLLMAVEDTGIGIQPESRETIFEAFKQQDGQSTKQYGGTGLGLTITKRLVEMMGGRITVRSEIGRGSTFEMIFNGVAWDTARAEAQTYGADGRRAIAFEPSTVLVVDDIKANRNLVKAYLQDTPIRFVEASNGEEAVSLAKKEKPDIILMDIRMPVMDGCDATQLIRDDEASRNIPIIALTASSMRSEQEKIRRCGFDGLLIKPFKKEDLVRRLSHFIQYDKASISEEESREDVTDKPDVGDDEWVSPEILAGLPGLIQELESTYHELWEKARSNGFFEDIGAFAKEIQKAGEAHQFELLREFGSNLEAQVSSFDIERINVTMDTYPNLVQKIKNLYRRNVEETGNA, from the coding sequence ATGCACCGATTCAGGACTTCCATCAAACAAAAGCTGATTCTCATCATCCTGTGCACCAGCGGTATCACCCTTCTTCTGGCGTCCGTTGCCTTTGTCACCATCGGCGTCATCTCCTTCCGTGAAAATCTGATCAAGGATCTTTCCACCCTTGCCAAAGTCGTCGGCATCAACAGCGAGGGGGCGCTGGTCTTCGATGACCGTTTCACCGCCGAAAGGCACCTTTCAGCTTTTCGCGCCAACACCGGTATCGTTTATGCTTGTATTTACCGGGCGGACGGTACCGTCTTTGCGGCATATGCCGCCTCCGAAGGCGGAAATGCCGTTAGGCCGCCGCAAATTCAGGGGACCAGTCACTACTTTGAAGGGGATTATCTCTTTCTGTTCCAGGAGATCCTCATTGACGAGGAAAAGATCGGCACGGTTTTCATTCAGCACGATCTGGATGAGATTCGGAGTCAATTGGCCCGCTATATCGCCATCGTCTGCGTTATCATCCTGATGGCTTTTCTGGTGGCGCTGATGCTTTCGTCCCTGCTGCAGCGGATCATCTCCATTCCCATTCTGAATCTGGCCCAGACGGCGAAGCTCATTTCTCAAAAAAAAGACTATTCGGTCCGTGCGGAGAAATTTCAGCGGGATGACGAAATCGGCGTGCTGATTGACGGCTTCAATGAAATGCTAACGGAAATTCAATCACAGCAGAGCGAACTGAAGGAACATCGGGAGCATCTGGAGGACCTTGTCGTAAAGCGAACCCATGCCCTGAGAGAGTCCGTAACAGCCTTCAAGAAGGCCAAGGAGGCTGCGGAAACCGCCAACCGGGCAAAAAGCGAATTTCTGGCCAATATGTCCCACGAGATCCGGACGCCCATGAATGCGGTGTTGGGATTCACCGACCTGCTCTATTCCCTGATCAGCGATCCAAAACAGCGAAGCTATCTGGATGCCATCCGCTCGTCGGGCAAAAGCCTCCTTACCCTCATCAACGATATCCTCGATCTCTCCAAGATCGAGGCCCGGAAGATGGAGCTTCAATACGAACCCGTCAATCTTGCTGCCGTTTTTGACGAGATACGGGATATCTTTTCCCTGAAAATCAAGGACAAGGGGCTTGAATTTATTACCGAGATCGATTCCGATATTCCCGAATACCTCCTTCTGGACGAGGTAAGGCTCAGGCAGATTCTTTTCAACCTCATGGGAAATGCGGTGAAATTCACGGTATCGGGTCATATCCGGCTTTACGCTGAAAAACTGGATCGGGCGGAGGACGAGGGGAAACTGGACCTGTTGATGGCTGTAGAGGATACGGGGATCGGCATTCAGCCGGAGTCGAGGGAGACGATTTTCGAAGCCTTCAAGCAGCAGGACGGTCAGAGCACCAAACAATACGGCGGCACCGGATTGGGACTCACCATTACCAAACGCCTGGTGGAAATGATGGGGGGGCGAATCACCGTGAGGTCGGAGATCGGTCGCGGCAGCACCTTTGAGATGATTTTTAACGGGGTGGCCTGGGACACCGCGCGCGCGGAAGCCCAAACCTATGGTGCCGACGGCCGTCGCGCCATCGCTTTTGAACCGTCGACCGTTCTCGTGGTGGACGACATCAAGGCCAATCGCAATCTGGTCAAGGCCTATTTGCAGGACACGCCGATTCGGTTCGTGGAGGCAAGCAACGGGGAAGAGGCGGTCAGCCTTGCCAAAAAGGAAAAGCCTGATATCATACTCATGGACATCCGGATGCCGGTGATGGACGGATGCGATGCCACACAGCTCATCCGGGACGACGAGGCTTCCCGGAATATTCCCATCATCGCTCTCACGGCATCGAGCATGCGGTCCGAACAGGAAAAAATTCGACGGTGCGGTTTTGACGGGCTTTTGATCAAGCCTTTCAAAAAGGAGGATCTCGTCCGTCGGCTTTCCCATTTCATCCAATACGACAAGGCATCGATTTCGGAAGAGGAATCCCGGGAGGATGTGACGGACAAACCGGATGTCGGTGATGATGAATGGGTTTCACCGGAGATCCTTGCGGGGTTGCCGGGATTGATTCAAGAACTCGAATCCACATACCACGAGCTTTGGGAGAAAGCGCGGAGCAACGGTTTTTTCGAGGATATTGGCGCGTTTGCCAAGGAGATACAGAAAGCCGGCGAAGCTCACCAGTTCGAACTTCTGCGTGAATTCGGCAGCAATCTTGAAGCCCAGGTGAGCAGTTTCGATATCGAGAGGATCAATGTCACCATGGACACCTACCCCAACCTTGTACAGAAGATCAAAAATCTTTACCGGAGAAATGTCGAGGAGACTGGAAATGCCTGA
- a CDS encoding diguanylate cyclase — MPEGSPEKFKILIVDDVPKNIQVVANILQNEGYSMAFAQSGATAVELVRTNPFDLILLDIMMPEMDGFEVCRRLREDPKTADIPVLFLTAKTDTESLVRGFETGAVDYVTKPVKDAELLARVKTQLELHRSRQRLLLINQQLNAEIAERKKSEERYRSMIRNAVQGMFQSTLDGEIIDLNPAYARILGYDSPEEVLAVENMADTFCFDPADRAVMIDRLKVEGLLTNYELKIRRRDGSPAWIMLNARIATNENDTPFIEAIAVEHTARKLAEEELRRSREKFRYQATHDSLTGLYNTRYLYQALQELVETAGAQSTPFSLVFMDVDDFKTVVDTYGHLKGSQTLQEMAGTIQETLTEPCYGVAYGGDEFVVVLPGYDKAQALRKAEEIRTRIRETSYLSNHGHDVHIRASFGIAAFPEDATDVNGLLALADQAMFDVKDEGKDAVRASRRRR; from the coding sequence ATGCCTGAAGGTTCACCTGAAAAATTCAAGATCCTGATCGTGGATGATGTCCCTAAAAATATCCAGGTCGTGGCCAACATTCTTCAGAACGAGGGATACAGCATGGCATTCGCCCAGAGCGGCGCAACTGCGGTGGAACTGGTTCGGACGAACCCCTTCGATCTGATCCTTCTCGATATCATGATGCCGGAGATGGATGGATTCGAGGTTTGCCGCAGACTCCGCGAGGACCCGAAAACTGCCGACATTCCTGTGCTGTTCCTGACGGCAAAGACCGATACGGAAAGCCTGGTCAGGGGATTCGAGACGGGGGCGGTGGATTATGTGACCAAGCCTGTAAAGGACGCCGAGCTTCTTGCACGGGTCAAGACCCAGCTGGAACTTCATCGATCGCGGCAACGTCTCCTTTTGATCAACCAACAGCTCAACGCGGAGATCGCCGAACGGAAAAAGAGTGAAGAGCGCTATCGCAGCATGATCCGCAATGCAGTCCAGGGGATGTTTCAAAGCACCCTTGACGGCGAGATCATCGATCTCAATCCGGCGTATGCACGTATTTTGGGGTATGATTCGCCGGAGGAGGTTCTCGCGGTCGAAAATATGGCCGACACGTTCTGTTTCGACCCTGCGGATCGGGCCGTAATGATCGATCGGCTAAAGGTGGAGGGGCTTCTTACCAATTATGAATTGAAGATCCGACGGCGGGACGGATCCCCGGCCTGGATCATGCTGAATGCCCGCATTGCAACCAACGAAAACGACACGCCGTTCATAGAAGCCATCGCCGTCGAGCACACCGCCCGGAAACTGGCCGAGGAGGAGCTCCGACGCAGCCGTGAAAAATTCCGATACCAGGCTACCCATGACAGCCTGACCGGACTTTACAATACCCGGTACCTTTACCAGGCTCTCCAGGAATTGGTGGAGACCGCGGGTGCCCAGTCAACGCCTTTTTCCCTGGTGTTCATGGATGTGGATGACTTCAAGACGGTCGTGGATACCTACGGGCATCTCAAAGGCAGCCAGACACTTCAGGAGATGGCCGGAACCATCCAGGAGACCCTCACGGAGCCGTGCTACGGGGTGGCTTATGGCGGGGACGAGTTCGTGGTGGTGCTGCCGGGTTACGACAAGGCCCAGGCCCTCCGGAAGGCCGAGGAGATCCGGACCCGGATTCGTGAAACATCCTACCTTTCCAACCACGGACACGATGTCCATATTCGGGCCAGCTTCGGTATCGCCGCCTTTCCGGAGGATGCCACCGATGTTAACGGCCTTCTGGCGTTGGCGGACCAGGCGATGTTCGACGTCAAAGACGAAGGGAAGGACGCCGTTCGAGCGTCCCGCCGCCGGCGCTGA
- a CDS encoding YfiR family protein, whose product MISTGHRRAGLKIWAILFCLTAWLPGVVSGETLSGAEYKVKLGFVYHFIRFTQWPPETFPSSDSPINLCIASTNPAADMLFSLQDRVVKGRRIDVRKIAADESLDACQILFIASDDETFVAPTLGMVRKPGILSIGEIKGFTRMGGVINFFVNRNQLRFEVNLDAAESAGLKFSSQLLMSADIVQKREE is encoded by the coding sequence TTGATATCGACGGGACATCGACGCGCCGGCCTGAAGATCTGGGCCATCCTGTTCTGCCTGACGGCCTGGCTGCCGGGCGTTGTTTCCGGAGAGACCCTCTCCGGCGCGGAGTACAAGGTAAAGTTGGGCTTCGTCTATCATTTTATCCGGTTTACCCAATGGCCGCCCGAGACCTTTCCCTCTTCCGACAGCCCCATCAATTTGTGCATCGCCTCCACAAACCCCGCCGCCGACATGCTGTTCTCCCTGCAGGACAGAGTCGTGAAAGGCCGAAGGATCGACGTCAGAAAAATCGCGGCCGACGAATCTCTGGATGCCTGCCAGATTCTATTCATCGCCTCGGACGACGAGACATTCGTGGCACCGACCCTGGGCATGGTCCGGAAACCGGGAATTCTGAGTATCGGAGAAATCAAAGGGTTCACCCGCATGGGGGGGGTCATCAATTTTTTTGTGAACCGGAACCAGCTTCGCTTTGAAGTCAATCTGGACGCCGCAGAATCCGCCGGACTGAAATTCAGTTCACAGCTGCTGATGTCGGCGGATATCGTTCAGAAGCGGGAAGAATGA
- a CDS encoding TonB-dependent receptor plug domain-containing protein gives MFQLQVVQPSKHRHVIRWVVLGIILLTAPLAGVSAAGPADEGDIDFTQFSLEELKSVKITSASKTPKNLSEIPAAVFVITQDDIRRSGATSIPEALRMAPGVEVARVSATEWAVNMRDLNQLFANKLLVLMDGRSIYSHLASGVFWDIQDTVLEDIDRIEVIRGPGAALWGVNAVNGVINIITKKAADTQGGEVTALGGSEEGIGTLRYGGVFGRDSHYRIYAKYFDRGSLFQSDDPIQDDGVNSDWQSGRGGARMEWKPKDGRDSVFLQGEVFKNRYRAEIPMLAPEAPHIRQIRDTSRAKGGHMLSRWTRTFSEKSDSVLQFFYDYYDKDIDYANVEASTFDLDFQHRFPFRDRHELVWGLNYRLILDNFKNSEETILDPDAETLQYYSAFVQDRIRIFDRLNLTLGAKFEHNDYTRWEIQPSARLLWNLDERHSFWGAVSRAARVPSRVEHDGIVQEVTLPDPSAIGQVPVVYRGMGDNGLNAETLVAYEAGYRFQPASSLWFDTTAFYNDYEDLIAYRYDHDGKIEVEGAPYVIVPLHFDNSLRGESFGIELAAYWQATVFWLLQGSYTFLETNLNPGLLDTGEDETYLIQASNPRNQISIRSALNITSQLELDLWFRYVDRLNENDVDEYASLDARLAYRPTDRLELSVVGQNLLEPRHAEFSSIEVERSIYLKADWCF, from the coding sequence ATGTTTCAGTTACAGGTGGTCCAACCTTCAAAACATCGGCATGTAATCCGATGGGTCGTGCTTGGGATTATCCTGCTCACGGCCCCGTTGGCCGGTGTTTCCGCGGCGGGCCCGGCGGACGAGGGCGACATCGATTTTACCCAGTTCAGTCTGGAGGAATTGAAAAGCGTCAAGATCACCTCGGCTTCCAAAACGCCCAAAAATCTGAGCGAGATACCGGCGGCCGTCTTCGTCATTACCCAGGACGATATCCGGCGATCAGGAGCGACGAGTATACCCGAGGCCCTTCGTATGGCGCCGGGCGTGGAAGTGGCTCGGGTGTCCGCTACGGAATGGGCCGTCAATATGCGGGATCTCAATCAACTGTTCGCTAACAAACTGCTCGTTCTGATGGATGGTCGCAGCATATATTCCCACCTGGCATCGGGGGTTTTCTGGGATATTCAGGATACCGTGCTGGAGGATATCGACCGAATCGAGGTTATCCGGGGACCCGGGGCCGCACTGTGGGGCGTCAATGCCGTAAACGGCGTTATCAATATCATTACCAAAAAAGCCGCCGACACCCAGGGGGGAGAGGTGACTGCACTGGGCGGCAGCGAGGAGGGCATCGGTACGCTTCGCTATGGCGGCGTTTTCGGCCGTGACAGTCATTACCGGATTTACGCTAAATATTTCGATCGCGGCAGTTTGTTCCAGAGCGATGATCCGATTCAGGATGACGGCGTCAACAGCGATTGGCAGTCGGGCCGGGGCGGTGCCCGAATGGAATGGAAGCCGAAAGACGGCCGGGACAGCGTTTTTTTGCAGGGAGAGGTTTTCAAGAACCGGTACCGAGCCGAAATTCCCATGCTGGCCCCTGAAGCCCCCCATATTCGTCAGATCCGGGATACCTCGCGAGCGAAAGGCGGCCACATGCTGAGCCGGTGGACCCGCACCTTTTCGGAGAAATCCGACAGCGTCCTCCAGTTCTTTTATGACTACTACGACAAGGACATTGATTATGCCAATGTAGAGGCGAGTACTTTCGATCTGGATTTTCAGCACCGTTTCCCGTTTCGGGATCGTCATGAGCTGGTTTGGGGGCTCAATTACCGGCTTATCCTCGATAATTTTAAGAACTCCGAAGAAACCATCCTCGACCCTGACGCGGAAACACTTCAATACTACAGCGCTTTTGTCCAGGACCGCATTCGAATTTTCGATCGGCTGAACCTGACGTTGGGCGCCAAGTTCGAACACAACGATTACACGAGGTGGGAAATTCAGCCCAGCGCCAGGCTTCTCTGGAACCTCGACGAGCGGCATTCCTTCTGGGGAGCGGTGTCGCGTGCGGCCCGGGTGCCGTCCCGGGTCGAGCACGACGGCATCGTCCAGGAGGTGACCCTGCCGGATCCATCGGCGATCGGCCAGGTGCCCGTGGTTTACAGGGGGATGGGAGACAATGGGCTCAACGCCGAAACCCTGGTGGCCTACGAGGCCGGCTATCGATTCCAGCCGGCGTCGAGCCTGTGGTTCGACACCACGGCATTTTACAACGATTACGAAGACCTCATCGCTTATCGCTACGATCATGACGGAAAAATTGAAGTCGAAGGGGCCCCGTACGTTATCGTTCCGTTGCACTTCGACAACAGCCTCCGGGGGGAATCCTTCGGTATCGAGCTGGCCGCCTATTGGCAGGCGACCGTTTTCTGGCTGCTCCAGGGTTCCTATACGTTCCTCGAGACCAATCTGAATCCGGGGCTCCTGGATACAGGGGAGGACGAAACCTATCTTATCCAGGCGAGCAACCCGAGAAACCAGATATCCATTCGCTCCGCCCTCAACATCACGTCGCAGCTCGAGCTGGATCTGTGGTTTCGGTATGTGGATCGACTCAATGAGAACGACGTGGATGAATATGCCTCACTGGATGCCCGGCTCGCCTATCGTCCCACCGACCGGCTGGAGCTGTCTGTGGTGGGTCAGAATCTCCTGGAGCCGCGTCATGCCGAATTCTCTTCCATCGAGGTGGAGCGCAGCATCTATCTCAAGGCGGACTGGTGCTTCTAA
- a CDS encoding efflux RND transporter periplasmic adaptor subunit translates to MSSFRILSFRSLVGALILFLSLASNAVGGDAVGEVRAVMESVTDWYEAVGTIRPKTASKIEAQVTAEVLDVKVRPGDRVEKGQVLIILDNRPLTSRRAQAISALESAVAAKNQAHQGVAAAEAAFNQALAQVNRIRGFFRSEAATAQELEAAESTYRQAEAGLHQARAGLAAADAGIRGAGAVVRESEISLGYAVITAPEEGEILGRLVEPGDLAMPGKPLLAIQTGRRLRMEAYVREGAIVDVAPGSRLSAYITATGQSFDTVVEEIVPYADPMTRTFLIKTSLPAAPGLYPGMFGRLRIPVEVHSVVVIPENAVKRVGQLEIVEVREADAWVSRYIQTGERHAGGIEVLSGLSGGEILRLRGDE, encoded by the coding sequence ATGAGTTCATTCAGAATCCTTTCCTTCCGGTCGCTGGTCGGGGCGTTGATCCTCTTCCTGTCGTTGGCGTCAAACGCGGTGGGCGGGGACGCTGTCGGCGAGGTTCGCGCCGTGATGGAGAGCGTGACGGACTGGTATGAAGCCGTGGGGACCATTCGACCGAAGACGGCGTCGAAAATCGAGGCCCAAGTCACGGCCGAGGTTCTTGACGTAAAGGTACGCCCGGGGGACAGGGTTGAAAAAGGGCAGGTTTTGATCATCCTGGACAATCGGCCGTTGACTTCCAGACGTGCTCAGGCGATTTCCGCGCTCGAGAGCGCCGTTGCGGCAAAAAATCAGGCACACCAGGGGGTGGCTGCCGCCGAGGCGGCCTTCAATCAGGCATTGGCCCAGGTCAACCGGATTCGGGGCTTTTTCCGGTCTGAAGCCGCCACGGCCCAGGAACTGGAGGCCGCCGAGTCGACTTATCGGCAGGCCGAGGCTGGACTGCACCAGGCCAGGGCGGGGCTGGCCGCCGCGGATGCCGGCATCCGGGGGGCCGGGGCGGTCGTTCGGGAATCGGAAATTTCGTTGGGATACGCCGTCATCACGGCGCCCGAGGAGGGAGAGATCCTGGGGCGGCTTGTGGAACCCGGCGACCTCGCAATGCCGGGAAAGCCCCTCCTCGCCATTCAGACCGGGCGCCGCCTCAGGATGGAAGCTTATGTCAGGGAAGGCGCTATTGTCGATGTCGCCCCGGGATCCCGTCTTTCGGCGTATATCACCGCCACAGGCCAATCGTTCGATACCGTCGTCGAAGAGATCGTGCCTTACGCCGATCCAATGACCCGAACCTTCCTGATCAAGACATCCCTCCCTGCCGCCCCTGGTTTGTACCCCGGAATGTTCGGCCGCCTCCGAATTCCCGTCGAGGTGCACAGCGTCGTCGTCATTCCCGAAAACGCCGTGAAAAGGGTCGGGCAGCTGGAAATCGTGGAGGTCCGGGAGGCGGATGCATGGGTATCACGCTATATCCAGACCGGAGAACGACATGCTGGGGGCATCGAGGTGCTGTCCGGCCTGTCGGGCGGGGAAATACTCCGCTTGCGGGGGGATGAATAA
- a CDS encoding S8 family serine peptidase produces MERRLTVWALMVWLMLPAQMWGGGNVPSTDVQRRDGEILVKFDTDVSERRRQEIRALVDATVVQVFSSIGVEYWHLSEAADIEAVLNRLASLPEIVYAEPNYVYMPQVLPDDPDFGLLWHLHNTGQWVNGGTGVAGADISAPEAWDRETGDPELVIAIIDSGVAYEHPDLIQNVWTNRGEIPDNGLDDDGNGFPDDLHGWDFVNDDNNPSDYSVDLYGDGHGTHVAGVIAAAGNNGIGTTGVMWRARIMPLQVFDLFEVNAFGGIQNAIILAAVEYAVRNGARIINCSFGGYGESAAQFDILEMAHRNGVLVLAAAGNDGIDNDMLPIYPAGYALPNIIAVAATDEGGRLAAYSNFGLNSVDVAAPGGNFFPNIYSTTPPDRNILFSEDFETGDSQWRMGYRFEAWSIGFSEDFGSNVIRDSITEYHDNESSYIQTRFPIVVDNYRGLHIQFKSRYALEAERDFVYVEGSADGENFSVDFPFTGAFTGFSNGVETINGWGGEETVDPEFYLRFRLSSNDTVNFDGVSIDDIRLTGIRWVFTGDEYGYKSGTSMAVPVVAGVAGLVWSHRPELTHLEVKQAILASVDPHETLVTTVVSGGSVNAAAALTVEPDDDGMEKTFDDDGGGGCFIDTAAFSRRTPF; encoded by the coding sequence ATGGAAAGACGGTTGACGGTATGGGCCTTGATGGTATGGCTTATGTTGCCGGCGCAGATGTGGGGGGGCGGTAATGTCCCTTCCACAGACGTGCAGCGCCGGGATGGAGAGATCCTGGTAAAATTTGATACGGACGTTTCCGAGCGACGCCGTCAGGAAATTCGTGCCCTCGTGGACGCTACGGTCGTCCAGGTGTTTTCGAGTATCGGGGTCGAGTACTGGCACCTGTCGGAAGCGGCTGACATCGAAGCCGTTCTGAATCGACTGGCATCGCTTCCGGAAATCGTATACGCCGAGCCCAATTACGTCTATATGCCCCAGGTGCTTCCCGACGATCCGGATTTTGGGCTGCTGTGGCATCTCCACAACACCGGTCAGTGGGTCAACGGCGGCACCGGCGTCGCCGGCGCCGACATTTCCGCTCCCGAGGCCTGGGACAGGGAAACCGGGGATCCGGAATTGGTCATCGCAATCATCGACTCGGGCGTGGCATACGAACATCCCGATCTGATTCAAAACGTCTGGACCAACCGGGGGGAAATACCCGACAACGGGTTGGACGATGACGGCAACGGCTTTCCCGACGATCTTCACGGTTGGGATTTCGTGAACGACGACAACAACCCGTCCGATTATTCCGTCGATCTCTACGGAGACGGCCACGGCACCCATGTGGCCGGGGTCATCGCCGCTGCGGGGAACAACGGCATTGGAACGACGGGGGTGATGTGGCGGGCCCGGATTATGCCGCTCCAGGTATTCGACCTGTTCGAGGTCAATGCCTTCGGCGGCATTCAGAACGCGATTATCCTGGCGGCCGTGGAATATGCGGTCAGGAACGGGGCTCGGATCATCAACTGCAGCTTTGGCGGTTACGGCGAGAGCGCCGCTCAGTTCGACATCCTTGAGATGGCCCATCGAAACGGTGTGTTGGTCCTGGCCGCCGCCGGAAACGACGGCATCGACAACGATATGCTTCCCATCTATCCCGCCGGCTACGCGTTGCCCAACATCATCGCCGTCGCCGCCACCGACGAAGGCGGCCGACTGGCCGCCTATTCCAATTTCGGCTTGAATTCCGTGGATGTGGCCGCACCCGGTGGCAATTTTTTTCCCAACATCTACAGTACTACCCCCCCCGATCGAAATATCCTCTTCTCGGAGGATTTCGAAACCGGCGACAGTCAGTGGCGGATGGGGTATCGATTCGAAGCATGGTCCATCGGTTTCAGCGAGGATTTCGGATCGAACGTCATCCGGGATTCCATCACCGAATACCACGACAACGAATCCTCCTACATTCAGACACGATTCCCTATTGTCGTGGACAACTACCGGGGGCTTCATATCCAGTTCAAATCCCGCTATGCTCTGGAGGCCGAACGTGATTTCGTCTACGTGGAGGGCTCCGCCGACGGTGAGAATTTTTCCGTTGATTTTCCGTTCACCGGAGCGTTCACCGGTTTTTCGAATGGGGTCGAAACCATCAACGGATGGGGCGGCGAGGAGACGGTCGATCCTGAATTTTACCTTCGGTTTCGCCTGTCCAGCAATGACACCGTCAATTTCGACGGCGTCTCCATCGACGACATTCGACTCACTGGGATTCGATGGGTGTTTACCGGCGACGAGTACGGCTATAAAAGCGGCACCTCCATGGCCGTACCGGTGGTGGCGGGGGTGGCGGGGCTGGTGTGGTCCCATCGCCCGGAATTGACCCATCTGGAGGTGAAACAAGCCATTCTGGCCTCGGTGGATCCTCATGAGACGCTTGTGACGACGGTGGTGAGCGGTGGAAGCGTCAATGCCGCCGCCGCGCTCACGGTCGAGCCGGACGATGATGGAATGGAAAAAACGTTTGACGATGACGGCGGGGGAGGGTGCTTCATAGACACCGCTGCTTTTTCCCGTCGTACGCCTTTCTGA
- a CDS encoding TolC family protein: MRAASGFWRWTPLILILCLVSGCIPGKKRYLYDEIRKGYADGFTSVAPVQSDPERETTDRIDRPVTLADAIEIALKNSPDKKIAAARIRKAGADVQEANAAFYPHLGFYTEYTAADAPSAYLFKTIDQRRLPGDADFNEPGRLDNFETGFQARLNLYNGGRDYLGRQIADAGVNISLLDQAAVDNALIAAVISRFYTALAARALIGIAEESVTTVQKQLEIMQTRFEGGGVLRSDLLSLEVRLAESREELVRSHSRYQNALVNLADIMGVAFEPSVRLEAAGMDTPTIPSDYSSGLAYSFTHRPELERARVSVVRSRMALDAAQSTYMPTLDLTGRYYFDDEKMAYDMDRKNWVVAVMLNWDLFTGFSTGAAMKRADAMVAEAFAEDHRTLLAVRREVKSAYLNLDEARARRLVAQRSKILAEASLELVRTQYEGGAANITRYLEAELDRNRAGVRAAAAFYDQETARAEVCRAVGCWVNGQERPQPSDANPLQAR, translated from the coding sequence ATGCGCGCGGCCTCCGGTTTTTGGCGATGGACACCCTTGATTCTGATATTGTGCCTGGTTTCAGGATGCATTCCCGGGAAAAAACGCTATCTGTACGATGAGATTCGAAAGGGATATGCTGACGGCTTCACGTCCGTTGCCCCCGTCCAGTCCGATCCCGAGAGGGAGACGACCGACCGCATCGACCGGCCGGTTACGCTTGCCGATGCCATTGAAATCGCGCTGAAAAACAGTCCCGACAAAAAAATCGCCGCAGCCCGGATCCGGAAGGCCGGAGCCGATGTTCAGGAGGCGAATGCGGCGTTCTACCCGCATCTGGGGTTCTACACCGAATATACCGCCGCCGATGCCCCGTCCGCCTACCTTTTCAAGACCATCGATCAGCGCCGGCTTCCCGGCGACGCGGATTTTAACGAACCCGGAAGGCTCGATAACTTCGAGACGGGTTTCCAGGCCCGTCTGAATCTCTACAATGGGGGCCGGGATTATCTGGGGCGGCAAATAGCCGATGCCGGCGTGAACATTTCCCTCCTGGATCAGGCAGCGGTGGACAATGCCCTGATTGCCGCGGTAATCAGCCGGTTTTACACAGCCCTGGCGGCCAGGGCGTTGATCGGGATCGCCGAGGAATCGGTGACCACCGTCCAGAAACAGCTGGAAATCATGCAGACGCGGTTCGAGGGCGGCGGCGTTCTCCGATCGGATCTCCTTTCCCTGGAGGTGCGACTGGCGGAATCCCGGGAAGAACTCGTACGCAGCCACAGCCGATATCAAAACGCGCTTGTCAATCTGGCCGACATCATGGGGGTCGCCTTCGAGCCGTCGGTCCGACTGGAGGCGGCGGGAATGGATACACCGACCATCCCTTCGGACTATTCCTCCGGTTTGGCGTATAGTTTCACTCACCGGCCGGAACTTGAACGGGCAAGGGTGTCCGTCGTCCGATCCCGGATGGCGCTCGACGCAGCTCAAAGCACCTATATGCCCACCCTGGATCTCACGGGACGCTATTATTTCGACGATGAAAAGATGGCCTACGATATGGATCGGAAGAATTGGGTGGTGGCGGTGATGCTCAACTGGGATCTGTTTACGGGATTCAGCACCGGGGCCGCCATGAAACGCGCTGATGCGATGGTTGCAGAGGCTTTTGCCGAGGACCATCGAACCCTCCTCGCCGTTCGTCGTGAGGTCAAAAGCGCCTATCTCAATCTCGACGAGGCTCGGGCGCGGCGCCTCGTCGCTCAGCGAAGCAAAATTTTGGCCGAGGCATCCCTGGAACTGGTCCGGACGCAGTACGAGGGGGGAGCGGCCAATATCACCCGGTACCTGGAGGCCGAACTTGACCGGAACAGAGCGGGCGTTCGGGCTGCAGCCGCGTTTTATGATCAGGAGACGGCCAGGGCGGAGGTATGCAGAGCCGTCGGCTGCTGGGTCAATGGGCAAGAGCGGCCTCAACCCTCTGATGCCAATCCGTTGCAAGCGAGGTGA